One genomic segment of Ancylobacter sp. IITR112 includes these proteins:
- a CDS encoding MAPEG family protein gives MYVTATLLPVFVQVALTFAVLFRLGAVRLKAIRAGGLVREEVVLGDAGWPPIVRQASNCFRNQFELPVLFYVLVVLALVTRQTSDLFLVLAWLFVLSRIVHAIVHTTHNDVRWRFGAFAFGALVLLAMWVLFALAILLAPALP, from the coding sequence ATGTACGTCACCGCCACGCTGTTGCCCGTGTTCGTGCAGGTCGCCCTCACCTTCGCCGTGCTGTTCCGGCTGGGGGCGGTGCGTCTCAAAGCCATCCGCGCCGGCGGGCTGGTGCGCGAGGAGGTGGTGCTGGGGGATGCGGGCTGGCCGCCGATCGTGCGGCAGGCCAGCAACTGCTTCCGCAACCAGTTCGAACTGCCGGTGCTGTTCTATGTGCTGGTGGTGCTGGCGCTGGTGACGCGGCAGACGAGCGACCTGTTTCTTGTGCTGGCGTGGCTGTTCGTTTTAAGCCGCATCGTCCACGCCATCGTCCACACGACCCACAATGATGTGCGCTGGCGTTTCGGCGCCTTCGCCTTCGGCGCGCTGGTGTTGCTCGCGATGTGGGTGCTGTTCGCACTCGCGATCCTGCTGGCGCCGGCTCTGCCGTAA